One genomic window of Corticium candelabrum chromosome 9, ooCorCand1.1, whole genome shotgun sequence includes the following:
- the LOC134184420 gene encoding serine/threonine-protein kinase PLK4-like, producing the protein MEYVENGDLEDMLVFNQNQHKEIKNWSCRINMSLEIAKGMDFLHSLSPPIIHRDLKTSNVLVDGNYSCKIIDFGLSTTREISRQSGEQSNSSSKGMGTVAFTAPEVFRHKVDKKQETKIDVYSYSIILWQLKEMKRLYDEMYVAVIRANVLSNVRPNLSDDNCNEDFRRLIIRCWDDQPDIRLDFKEIIVMLEGIVSCSQGSHDSALSAVGEVHAGDETGDISQSVTHTDNSSIISMVPQSQSVEISKLESTFSSSAFILSNPLPIASSVSADHEEIVYRHNDIASSEKAGRKTRRFKKVKRKFVIDPAPFGNSAVVILTAQTPGEVDSENECSYSYRINGLRTQSWCAPSQHLSHTLKAANEVLTKIRREADETSTQFIEMDIWVHVGRQLITNVHYGEELRSYHIGQMISKMKYSEHRTNWTNVFEPGFQEQDWFPFCRFLKENAVLIHSTTRHDMKFTTPSHRERRFKVWIPEGQTGGTDDVDPSQQEYLEGGKKVGCGFLFFPYTKRLIAEVSMPYYPLDCRLLIQTGIIDITDQTEEEKKEDAILSQYYLEKFRVDVKGLEVPSKWLLPPKYRLIYHRRCERDYYRYRGFKLTVSREKTMHTETPENIDVHIRSSNCECLRQKNRGQNWKPEKIASFIPEMLECAKTILSKEELMSV; encoded by the exons ATGGAATATGTGGAAAATGGAGATTTGGAGGACATGTTGGTGTTCAACCAAAACCAACATAAAGAAATCAAAAATTGGAGCTGTCGCATAAATATGAGTCTAGAAATTGCAAAAGGGATGGACTTTTTGCACAGTCTCTCTCCTCCAATTATACACAGAGACTTGAAAACGTCCAACGTGTTAGTTGATGGCAACTATTCTTGCAAG ATTATTGACTTTGGATTATCAACAACAAGAGAAATTTCAAGACAGTCAGGAGAACAATCTAATAGTAGCTCGAAGGGAATGGGAACCGTGGCATTCACTGCACCAGAAGTGTTTCGGCACAAAGTAGataagaaacaagaaacaaagatTGATGTTTATTC GTATTCTATTATTCTCTGGCAGCTGAAGGAAATGAAACGCCTTTATG ATGAAATGTACGTGGCAGTGATTCGTGCAAATGTCTTGTCCAATGTAAGACCCAATCTGAGTGATGACAACTGCAATGAAGACTTTCGACGTCTAATTATTCGATGCTGGGACGATCAGCCTGACATCAGGCTAGACTTCAAAG AAATAATTGTCATGCTTGAAGGCATTGTGTCGTGCAGTCAGGGCAGTCATGACAGTGCGTTAAGTGCAGTTGGCGAAGTGCATGCTGGCGATGAGACTGGTGACATTAGTCAATCAGTCACTCATACTGACAATTCATCAATAATATCAATGGTGCCTCAGTCTCAGTCTGTTGAGATATCAAAGCTAGAGTCAACTTTTTCAAGTTCTGCTTTCATTTTGTCCAATCCTCTACCAATTGCAAGTTCAG TCTCAGCTGATCATGAGGAAATAGTCTACAGGCACAATGACATTGCAAGCTCCGAGAAAGCGGGAAGAAAGACACGGAGATTTAAAAAGGTCAAGCGCAAATTTGTGATAGACCCAGCACCGTTTGGAAACAGTGCTGTCGTGATTCTAACTGCTCAAACACCAGGGGAGGTTGATAGTGAGAACGAATGCTCATATTCCTATAGAATTAATGGATTACGAACGCAGTCG TGGTGTGCTCCTTCTCAGCATCTATCTCATACATTGAAAGCTGCAAACGAGGTCTTGACTAAAATACGGCGTGAAGCCGATGAAACAAGCACACAGTTTATAGAGATGGACATCTGGGTACATGTCGGCCGGCAACTGATTACCAATGTGCATTATG GTGAAGAACTTCGCAGTTATCATATTGGGCAAATGATATCGAAGATGAAATACAGTGAACATAGAACCAATTGGACAAACGTTTTCGAACCGGGATTTCAAGAACAAGATTGGTTTCCTTTCTGCCGTTTTCTCAAGGAGAATGCTGTGTTGATACACTCGACTACTCGCCATGACATGAAGTTTACAACTCCGTCACATCGAGAGCGTCGTTTCAAGGTCTGGATACCCGAAGGCCAGACAGGTGGCACCGACGACGTCGATCCTTCACAGCAAGAATATCTTGAAGGTGGAAAGAAAGTGGGTTGTGGTTTTCTTTTTTTTCCATACACTAAGAGGCTGATAGCAGAGGTCTCCATGCCATATTATCCGCTTGACTGTCGTTTACTAATCCAAACAG GGATAATTGACATTACCGATCAAACggaagaagaaaagaaagaagacgCCATTTTGAGTCAATATTACCTCGAGAAATTTCGCGTCGACGTCAAAGGCCTAGAGGTTCCATCAAAGTGGCTTCTACCTCCTAAATATCGACTGATTTACCACAGAAGGTGTGAGCGAGATTATTACCGGTATCGAGGTTTTAAGTTGACTGTTTCAAGGGAGAAGACAATGCACACGGAGACGCCGGAAAAC ATTGATGTTCACATTCGCAGCAGTAACTGTGAGTGCCTGCGACAAAAGAATAGAGGACAAAACTGGAAACCGGAAAAAATTGCTAGCTTTATTCCAGAGATGCTTGAATGTGCAAAGACAATCCTCTCGAAAGAAGAATTAATGTCTGTCTAA
- the LOC134184849 gene encoding receptor-interacting serine/threonine-protein kinase 4-like isoform X1, translating into MFAARQPSLFWSNDLEYNKDKDFLGAGGFGEVYKCVLRDSGQQVAIKVLSTPTRLKESQVTTFLDEVTILHRLTESPYVIQLLGLCTDPGHYAIVMEYVENGDLEEMLISDNSKHSKIREWSCRRKMSLHIAKGMDFLHSLKPPIIHRDLKTSNVVVDRNYCCKIIDFGLSVMREISKQSTKLSISSSRKTGTVAFTAPEVFWNRVDKKRESKIDVYSYSIILWQIREMKRIYDGFAAAVIRANVMGKQRPHLSDNDRSEGFRGIIIRCWNDEPDVRLDFREIITMLQGITRQTCASCSEDGVLRRDSTVTALHTDNAIDSISIQSDAHTNATSLASIVPNCQSAETLILESTSLNPTAPPFNPVLRSVSDEKKTDRQRVISSSKNVGNNTWRARQFQKSILVIDTERHGESALVTLTPQKTWHLPRSYKVSRVYRITGIKESNTELQWSAKPLHLTDVVDAAKEVLTAIRREADEASTHNLRTDIWVQLGRQLVFDVNDSVVDHSYSIESVVSNINMEYKKQQLGKWRYDFEVGLQELDVSPLYRFLTTQANEIRSSTRHDVKVKTPSNRVRRFQVRIPEDQKDGTDSKTVGVDCSQTSLEDVEKAVIFPYDHRLKADVSMPYSPFDCRLFVRTAVGVTDYSKEESEEDAILSRNYFEKIVIDGKDLLLPPKKLLPFRYHLLDHRKREQQTYRYRSFELTVTKEKVIGGVQEKRPQKLDVHIYGLECDSVLQRNEGRDWKPDDVLLFIREMLNCAKTISYSFL; encoded by the exons ATGTTTGCTGCACGTCAACCGTCATTGTTTTGGTCAAATGACTTGGAATACAACAAAGATAAAGACTTTCTCGGTGCAGGTGGATTTGGTGAAGTCTATAAATGTGTCTTGAGAGATTCTGGTCAACAAGTTGCCATAAAGGTCCTCTCCACGCCAACAAGACTGAAGGAAAG TCAGGTAACAACCTTTCTCGACGAAGTGACCATTCTCCATCGATTGACAGAAAGTCCCTACGTCATTCAATTACTGGGCTTATGCACTGATCCTGGCCATTACGCAATTGTAATGGAATATGTAGAGAACGGGGACTTGGAAGAAATGTTGATTTCAGACAACAGTAAACATTCTAAAATTAGAGAGTGGAGCTGTCGACGGAAGATGAGTTTGCACATTGCAAAAGGAATGGACTTTTTGCACAGTCTCAAACCTCCAATTATACACAGAGACTTGAAAACATCCAATGTGGTAGTTGATCGTAATTATTGCTGCAAG ATTATTGATTTCGGATTGTCAGTAATGAGAGAAATTTCGAAGCAGTCGACAAAACTATCTATTAGTAGCTCCAGAAAGACGGGAACCGTAGCATTTACTGCCCCAGAAGTATTTTGGAACAGAGTAGACAAGAAACGTGAATCAAAAATTGATGTTTATTC GTATTCTATTATTCTGTGGCAAATAAGAGAAATGAAGCGCATTTATG ATGGATTCGCGGCTGCAGTGATTCGTGCAAATGTGATGGGTAAACAGAGACCTCATCTGAGTGACAATGATCGCAGCGAAGGCTTTCGAGGTATAATAATTCGCTGCTGGAACGATGAGCCTGACGTCAGGCTAGACTTCAGAG AAATTATTACAATGCTCCAAGGAATCACAAGACAAACGTGTGCATCGTGCAGTGAAGACGGTGTACTACGTCGCGACAGTACAGTTACAGCCTTGCATACTGACAATGCTATCGATAGCATTTCCATTCAATCAGACGCTCATACAAATGCTACATCATTAGCATCAATCGTGCCCAATTGTCAGTCTGCAGAAACATTGATTTTAGAATCAACTTCTTTAAATCCTACTGCCCCTCCTTTTAATCCAGTACTACGTTCAG TGTCAGATGAAAagaaaactgacagacagagggtGATTTCAAGCTCTAAGAATGTGGGAAATAACACATGGAGAGCTAGACAGTTCCAGAAGAGCATATTAGTAATAGACACGGAGCGACACGGAGAGAGTGCTTTAGTGACTTTAACTCCACAAAAGACATGGCACCTTCCTCGCTCATACAAGGTTTCAAGAGTTTATCGAATTACAGGAATAAAAGAGAGCAACACG GAACTACAATGGTCAGCAAAGCCTCTACATCTTACTGATGTAGTGGATGCTGCGAAAGAGGTTTTAACTGCTATACGGCGCGAAGCAGATgaagcaagcacacacaatTTACGAACGGACATCTGGGTACAACTCGGGAGGCAACTTGTTTTCGATGTGAATGATA GTGTGGTCGATCACAGTTATTCTATTGAGAGTGTGGTATCAAATATAAATATGGaatacaaaaaacaacaacttggcAAATGGAGGTACGATTTTGAAGTAGGATTGCAAGAACTAGATGTCTCTCCTTTGTACCGGTTTCTTACTACGCAAGCTAATGAGATACGTTCGAGTACACGTCACGACGTGAAGGTTAAAACTCCGTCAAATCGAGTTCGTCGTTTCCAAGTGCGGATACCTGAAGACCAGAAAGATGGCACAGACTCAAAAACTGTAGGCGTCGATTGCTCGCAGACATCTCTTGAAGATGTTGAAAAGGCTGTCATTTTTCCATATGACCACAGATTGAAAGCAGACGTCTCCATGCCATATAGTCCATTTGACTGTCGTTTATTTGTCAGAACAG CTGTAGGCGTTACCGATTACAGCAAAGAAGAAAGTGAAGAAGACGCTATTTTAAGTCGCAATTACTTCGAGAAAATCGTCATTGATGGCAAAGACTTATTACTTCCACCAAAGAAGTTGCTACCTTTTAGATATCACTTACTAGACCACAGAAAGCGTGAACAACAAACTTACCGATATCGAAGTTTTGAGTTGACTGTCACAAAAGAAAAAGTAATAGGTGGTGTACAAGAGAAGAGACCGCAAAAA CTTGATGTTCACATTTACGGCCTTGAATGTGATTCTGTATTACAACGAAATGAAGGACGAGACTGGAAACCTGACGACGTGCTCCTGTTTATTCGAGAAATGTTGAATTGCGCAAAGACCATCAGTTACAGTTTCTTGTAG
- the LOC134184849 gene encoding uncharacterized protein LOC134184849 isoform X2, producing the protein MCLERFWSTSCHKGPLHANKTEGKVTTFLDEVTILHRLTESPYVIQLLGLCTDPGHYAIVMEYVENGDLEEMLISDNSKHSKIREWSCRRKMSLHIAKGMDFLHSLKPPIIHRDLKTSNVVVDRNYCCKIIDFGLSVMREISKQSTKLSISSSRKTGTVAFTAPEVFWNRVDKKRESKIDVYSYSIILWQIREMKRIYDGFAAAVIRANVMGKQRPHLSDNDRSEGFRGIIIRCWNDEPDVRLDFREIITMLQGITRQTCASCSEDGVLRRDSTVTALHTDNAIDSISIQSDAHTNATSLASIVPNCQSAETLILESTSLNPTAPPFNPVLRSVSDEKKTDRQRVISSSKNVGNNTWRARQFQKSILVIDTERHGESALVTLTPQKTWHLPRSYKVSRVYRITGIKESNTELQWSAKPLHLTDVVDAAKEVLTAIRREADEASTHNLRTDIWVQLGRQLVFDVNDSVVDHSYSIESVVSNINMEYKKQQLGKWRYDFEVGLQELDVSPLYRFLTTQANEIRSSTRHDVKVKTPSNRVRRFQVRIPEDQKDGTDSKTVGVDCSQTSLEDVEKAVIFPYDHRLKADVSMPYSPFDCRLFVRTAVGVTDYSKEESEEDAILSRNYFEKIVIDGKDLLLPPKKLLPFRYHLLDHRKREQQTYRYRSFELTVTKEKVIGGVQEKRPQKLDVHIYGLECDSVLQRNEGRDWKPDDVLLFIREMLNCAKTISYSFL; encoded by the exons ATGTGTCTTGAGAGATTCTGGTCAACAAGTTGCCATAAAGGTCCTCTCCACGCCAACAAGACTGAAGGAAAG GTAACAACCTTTCTCGACGAAGTGACCATTCTCCATCGATTGACAGAAAGTCCCTACGTCATTCAATTACTGGGCTTATGCACTGATCCTGGCCATTACGCAATTGTAATGGAATATGTAGAGAACGGGGACTTGGAAGAAATGTTGATTTCAGACAACAGTAAACATTCTAAAATTAGAGAGTGGAGCTGTCGACGGAAGATGAGTTTGCACATTGCAAAAGGAATGGACTTTTTGCACAGTCTCAAACCTCCAATTATACACAGAGACTTGAAAACATCCAATGTGGTAGTTGATCGTAATTATTGCTGCAAG ATTATTGATTTCGGATTGTCAGTAATGAGAGAAATTTCGAAGCAGTCGACAAAACTATCTATTAGTAGCTCCAGAAAGACGGGAACCGTAGCATTTACTGCCCCAGAAGTATTTTGGAACAGAGTAGACAAGAAACGTGAATCAAAAATTGATGTTTATTC GTATTCTATTATTCTGTGGCAAATAAGAGAAATGAAGCGCATTTATG ATGGATTCGCGGCTGCAGTGATTCGTGCAAATGTGATGGGTAAACAGAGACCTCATCTGAGTGACAATGATCGCAGCGAAGGCTTTCGAGGTATAATAATTCGCTGCTGGAACGATGAGCCTGACGTCAGGCTAGACTTCAGAG AAATTATTACAATGCTCCAAGGAATCACAAGACAAACGTGTGCATCGTGCAGTGAAGACGGTGTACTACGTCGCGACAGTACAGTTACAGCCTTGCATACTGACAATGCTATCGATAGCATTTCCATTCAATCAGACGCTCATACAAATGCTACATCATTAGCATCAATCGTGCCCAATTGTCAGTCTGCAGAAACATTGATTTTAGAATCAACTTCTTTAAATCCTACTGCCCCTCCTTTTAATCCAGTACTACGTTCAG TGTCAGATGAAAagaaaactgacagacagagggtGATTTCAAGCTCTAAGAATGTGGGAAATAACACATGGAGAGCTAGACAGTTCCAGAAGAGCATATTAGTAATAGACACGGAGCGACACGGAGAGAGTGCTTTAGTGACTTTAACTCCACAAAAGACATGGCACCTTCCTCGCTCATACAAGGTTTCAAGAGTTTATCGAATTACAGGAATAAAAGAGAGCAACACG GAACTACAATGGTCAGCAAAGCCTCTACATCTTACTGATGTAGTGGATGCTGCGAAAGAGGTTTTAACTGCTATACGGCGCGAAGCAGATgaagcaagcacacacaatTTACGAACGGACATCTGGGTACAACTCGGGAGGCAACTTGTTTTCGATGTGAATGATA GTGTGGTCGATCACAGTTATTCTATTGAGAGTGTGGTATCAAATATAAATATGGaatacaaaaaacaacaacttggcAAATGGAGGTACGATTTTGAAGTAGGATTGCAAGAACTAGATGTCTCTCCTTTGTACCGGTTTCTTACTACGCAAGCTAATGAGATACGTTCGAGTACACGTCACGACGTGAAGGTTAAAACTCCGTCAAATCGAGTTCGTCGTTTCCAAGTGCGGATACCTGAAGACCAGAAAGATGGCACAGACTCAAAAACTGTAGGCGTCGATTGCTCGCAGACATCTCTTGAAGATGTTGAAAAGGCTGTCATTTTTCCATATGACCACAGATTGAAAGCAGACGTCTCCATGCCATATAGTCCATTTGACTGTCGTTTATTTGTCAGAACAG CTGTAGGCGTTACCGATTACAGCAAAGAAGAAAGTGAAGAAGACGCTATTTTAAGTCGCAATTACTTCGAGAAAATCGTCATTGATGGCAAAGACTTATTACTTCCACCAAAGAAGTTGCTACCTTTTAGATATCACTTACTAGACCACAGAAAGCGTGAACAACAAACTTACCGATATCGAAGTTTTGAGTTGACTGTCACAAAAGAAAAAGTAATAGGTGGTGTACAAGAGAAGAGACCGCAAAAA CTTGATGTTCACATTTACGGCCTTGAATGTGATTCTGTATTACAACGAAATGAAGGACGAGACTGGAAACCTGACGACGTGCTCCTGTTTATTCGAGAAATGTTGAATTGCGCAAAGACCATCAGTTACAGTTTCTTGTAG
- the LOC134184849 gene encoding uncharacterized protein LOC134184849 isoform X3, with protein sequence MCLERFWSTSCHKGPLHANKTEGKIIDFGLSVMREISKQSTKLSISSSRKTGTVAFTAPEVFWNRVDKKRESKIDVYSYSIILWQIREMKRIYDGFAAAVIRANVMGKQRPHLSDNDRSEGFRGIIIRCWNDEPDVRLDFREIITMLQGITRQTCASCSEDGVLRRDSTVTALHTDNAIDSISIQSDAHTNATSLASIVPNCQSAETLILESTSLNPTAPPFNPVLRSVSDEKKTDRQRVISSSKNVGNNTWRARQFQKSILVIDTERHGESALVTLTPQKTWHLPRSYKVSRVYRITGIKESNTELQWSAKPLHLTDVVDAAKEVLTAIRREADEASTHNLRTDIWVQLGRQLVFDVNDSVVDHSYSIESVVSNINMEYKKQQLGKWRYDFEVGLQELDVSPLYRFLTTQANEIRSSTRHDVKVKTPSNRVRRFQVRIPEDQKDGTDSKTVGVDCSQTSLEDVEKAVIFPYDHRLKADVSMPYSPFDCRLFVRTAVGVTDYSKEESEEDAILSRNYFEKIVIDGKDLLLPPKKLLPFRYHLLDHRKREQQTYRYRSFELTVTKEKVIGGVQEKRPQKLDVHIYGLECDSVLQRNEGRDWKPDDVLLFIREMLNCAKTISYSFL encoded by the exons ATGTGTCTTGAGAGATTCTGGTCAACAAGTTGCCATAAAGGTCCTCTCCACGCCAACAAGACTGAAGGAAAG ATTATTGATTTCGGATTGTCAGTAATGAGAGAAATTTCGAAGCAGTCGACAAAACTATCTATTAGTAGCTCCAGAAAGACGGGAACCGTAGCATTTACTGCCCCAGAAGTATTTTGGAACAGAGTAGACAAGAAACGTGAATCAAAAATTGATGTTTATTC GTATTCTATTATTCTGTGGCAAATAAGAGAAATGAAGCGCATTTATG ATGGATTCGCGGCTGCAGTGATTCGTGCAAATGTGATGGGTAAACAGAGACCTCATCTGAGTGACAATGATCGCAGCGAAGGCTTTCGAGGTATAATAATTCGCTGCTGGAACGATGAGCCTGACGTCAGGCTAGACTTCAGAG AAATTATTACAATGCTCCAAGGAATCACAAGACAAACGTGTGCATCGTGCAGTGAAGACGGTGTACTACGTCGCGACAGTACAGTTACAGCCTTGCATACTGACAATGCTATCGATAGCATTTCCATTCAATCAGACGCTCATACAAATGCTACATCATTAGCATCAATCGTGCCCAATTGTCAGTCTGCAGAAACATTGATTTTAGAATCAACTTCTTTAAATCCTACTGCCCCTCCTTTTAATCCAGTACTACGTTCAG TGTCAGATGAAAagaaaactgacagacagagggtGATTTCAAGCTCTAAGAATGTGGGAAATAACACATGGAGAGCTAGACAGTTCCAGAAGAGCATATTAGTAATAGACACGGAGCGACACGGAGAGAGTGCTTTAGTGACTTTAACTCCACAAAAGACATGGCACCTTCCTCGCTCATACAAGGTTTCAAGAGTTTATCGAATTACAGGAATAAAAGAGAGCAACACG GAACTACAATGGTCAGCAAAGCCTCTACATCTTACTGATGTAGTGGATGCTGCGAAAGAGGTTTTAACTGCTATACGGCGCGAAGCAGATgaagcaagcacacacaatTTACGAACGGACATCTGGGTACAACTCGGGAGGCAACTTGTTTTCGATGTGAATGATA GTGTGGTCGATCACAGTTATTCTATTGAGAGTGTGGTATCAAATATAAATATGGaatacaaaaaacaacaacttggcAAATGGAGGTACGATTTTGAAGTAGGATTGCAAGAACTAGATGTCTCTCCTTTGTACCGGTTTCTTACTACGCAAGCTAATGAGATACGTTCGAGTACACGTCACGACGTGAAGGTTAAAACTCCGTCAAATCGAGTTCGTCGTTTCCAAGTGCGGATACCTGAAGACCAGAAAGATGGCACAGACTCAAAAACTGTAGGCGTCGATTGCTCGCAGACATCTCTTGAAGATGTTGAAAAGGCTGTCATTTTTCCATATGACCACAGATTGAAAGCAGACGTCTCCATGCCATATAGTCCATTTGACTGTCGTTTATTTGTCAGAACAG CTGTAGGCGTTACCGATTACAGCAAAGAAGAAAGTGAAGAAGACGCTATTTTAAGTCGCAATTACTTCGAGAAAATCGTCATTGATGGCAAAGACTTATTACTTCCACCAAAGAAGTTGCTACCTTTTAGATATCACTTACTAGACCACAGAAAGCGTGAACAACAAACTTACCGATATCGAAGTTTTGAGTTGACTGTCACAAAAGAAAAAGTAATAGGTGGTGTACAAGAGAAGAGACCGCAAAAA CTTGATGTTCACATTTACGGCCTTGAATGTGATTCTGTATTACAACGAAATGAAGGACGAGACTGGAAACCTGACGACGTGCTCCTGTTTATTCGAGAAATGTTGAATTGCGCAAAGACCATCAGTTACAGTTTCTTGTAG